The proteins below are encoded in one region of Pacificitalea manganoxidans:
- the trxC gene encoding thioredoxin TrxC, with the protein MSDPVKLTCAACAAVNRLPHEKLGAGPKCGTCGAKLLPGKPLEFDPQSLQAAIRNDDLPLVVDFWAPWCGPCRAMAPAFAQAAGQLAPEVRLAKIDTEAHPAVSRKFGIRGIPLLIRFDRGREAGRVAGARPAGDIVRFARGARLGR; encoded by the coding sequence ATGAGCGACCCCGTCAAACTGACCTGTGCCGCCTGTGCCGCCGTGAACCGCCTGCCGCACGAAAAGTTGGGCGCGGGACCGAAATGCGGCACCTGCGGCGCCAAGCTATTGCCCGGCAAACCGCTGGAGTTCGACCCCCAAAGCCTGCAAGCGGCGATCCGCAACGACGACCTGCCGCTGGTGGTGGATTTCTGGGCGCCATGGTGCGGGCCATGCCGGGCGATGGCACCGGCCTTTGCCCAAGCCGCCGGGCAATTGGCGCCGGAGGTGCGGCTGGCCAAGATCGATACCGAAGCGCATCCCGCCGTGAGCCGAAAATTCGGTATTCGTGGCATTCCGCTGCTGATCCGGTTTGATCGTGGCCGCGAGGCGGGCCGGGTCGCGGGGGCGCGGCCTGCGGGGGATATTGTGCGCTTTGCCCGCGGTGCCCGGCTGGGACGGTAG